A window from Gottschalkiaceae bacterium SANA encodes these proteins:
- a CDS encoding ABC transporter permease, with protein MIESFRIAMQAIASNKMRSLLTMLGIIIGIASVVAIVSIGNGTQASLEESFAELGTDSISLQIARNADLSPSEEFTMTDVEAIADRFEDEVTYVLPNISGQATIQADIDDAGVSVNGTIAEGDIINNLEMVSGRFLMDHEVDEYRNSIVIGDDLSEALFGEGQAVGQTIHLKRGNSTTGYLVVGVYEAQESVMGFTGYTIYAPYTTIEKVMNFNGKVPSITVKLQQDVDVNDFGARMIAFMEARKGNVGQSKYDTFSAESIMEMASEMLGLLTTVISAIAAISLLVGGIGVMNIMLVSVTERIREIGIRKALGAKRAAILQQFLIEAVVITLIGGIIGIALGAVMGNVAGNMLDMKASISLDAVLIATGFSMLIGIFFGLYPANRAAKLDPIEALRHE; from the coding sequence ATGATTGAGTCATTTAGAATTGCCATGCAGGCCATTGCATCCAATAAGATGCGTTCCCTCTTAACCATGCTGGGAATTATTATTGGGATTGCCTCGGTTGTTGCCATTGTTTCTATTGGGAATGGTACACAAGCTAGTTTGGAAGAGAGCTTTGCAGAACTTGGAACAGATTCGATTTCTTTGCAAATTGCGAGGAATGCAGATCTCTCTCCATCGGAAGAATTTACCATGACAGATGTTGAAGCCATTGCAGACCGATTTGAGGATGAAGTGACTTATGTGCTACCGAATATTTCGGGCCAAGCAACGATTCAAGCAGATATTGATGATGCTGGGGTTAGTGTAAATGGAACCATTGCAGAGGGCGATATTATCAATAACCTAGAGATGGTGTCGGGACGATTCCTGATGGATCATGAAGTTGATGAGTATCGAAATAGCATTGTTATCGGGGATGATTTGTCGGAAGCTTTATTCGGCGAGGGGCAGGCCGTAGGCCAAACCATTCACCTAAAACGCGGCAATTCAACAACGGGATACTTAGTTGTGGGTGTCTATGAAGCCCAAGAAAGTGTAATGGGATTCACGGGCTATACAATCTATGCTCCATATACGACCATTGAGAAAGTCATGAATTTCAATGGCAAGGTGCCAAGCATCACGGTTAAGCTACAGCAGGATGTGGATGTTAATGATTTTGGTGCCCGTATGATTGCCTTTATGGAAGCGAGAAAAGGCAATGTGGGTCAAAGTAAATATGATACTTTCAGTGCGGAGTCGATTATGGAGATGGCGTCCGAGATGCTGGGTCTTTTGACAACCGTGATTTCTGCCATCGCAGCGATTTCACTCTTAGTAGGCGGGATTGGCGTGATGAACATCATGCTTGTATCCGTGACGGAACGAATTCGAGAGATTGGTATTCGAAAAGCATTGGGTGCGAAACGGGCCGCAATTCTACAGCAGTTCTTGATTGAGGCTGTGGTGATTACCTTGATCGGTGGAATTATCGGTATTGCATTGGGGGCTGTAATGGGCAATGTTGCTGGTAATATGTTGGATATGAAGGCATCGATTTCTTTGGATGCAGTCTTGATCGCAACGGGATTCTCTATGTTGATCGGTATTTTCTTTGGTTTGTATCCAGCAAACCGTGCGGCAAAACTGGACCCTATTGAAGCCTTACGTCATGAATAG
- a CDS encoding ABC transporter ATP-binding protein, whose product MLQIKSLVKDYGEGEILVRALDHIDLTINEGEMVAIIGPSGSGKSTLMNVLGCLDQATEGVYELDGVTVGSLSENELSEVRNKKIGFIFQSFNLLAKLTALQNVELPLIYAEAGRKERKDAAMKALEKVSLGDRHHHRPNQLSGGQKQRVAVARALVNKPAILLADEPTGNLDSKSTEDILRLFQELHREGKTILIVTHETEVADHCQRVIEIRDGKIAKDYYNKEVTQK is encoded by the coding sequence ATGTTACAGATAAAATCTTTAGTGAAAGATTATGGAGAAGGCGAAATTCTCGTCCGTGCATTGGACCATATTGATTTGACGATTAATGAAGGAGAGATGGTTGCGATTATTGGACCATCTGGATCAGGAAAATCGACTTTGATGAATGTTTTGGGGTGCTTGGATCAGGCGACAGAGGGTGTTTATGAATTGGATGGGGTGACCGTTGGTTCACTTTCTGAAAATGAACTTTCTGAGGTACGGAACAAAAAGATCGGATTTATCTTCCAATCCTTTAACCTTTTGGCAAAATTGACAGCATTACAAAATGTTGAGTTGCCATTGATCTATGCGGAAGCGGGACGCAAGGAACGAAAAGATGCAGCGATGAAGGCTTTGGAAAAGGTGAGTCTTGGAGATCGTCATCATCATCGACCCAATCAGCTTTCGGGTGGACAAAAGCAGCGGGTTGCAGTTGCACGCGCTTTGGTGAATAAGCCAGCAATTCTTTTGGCTGATGAACCGACAGGAAACTTGGATTCTAAATCAACGGAGGATATTTTACGTCTGTTTCAGGAACTGCATAGGGAAGGAAAAACCATTTTGATTGTAACCCATGAAACGGAAGTGGCAGATCATTGTCAGCGGGTCATTGAAATTCGCGATGGCAAGATCGCCAAGGATTACTATAACAAGGAGGTGACTCAGAAATGA
- a CDS encoding efflux RND transporter periplasmic adaptor subunit: protein MTKKKWIIILAILIVVAGAYGMNKVKANEAINEEETMETMQLESTTVEERLLMTGIVTAETEVMKADLVGEITEIMVNNGDSVQEGDLLFVIEPEDLPVSIAEAKSNVDTAKRNLDQAQVDGGQSVRNQFLKTESSYLQAKLDYEMQQQLYNLGTASETAVTTAKQAVLNAQSSYISAKADWETYSSEEEVASLTAKVLRAEETLDTLLDQQDGAEVTAAITGIVSGLDLSVGDEVQTGMALVEITDTENLTVEASVSEYEIGKLTIGQKLEVAPIADGEDISIATITYIAPKGTISNSDTTFEIEAVVETKSTGLLANATVNLDILVAQAKDVLAVPYEALITNGARSMVMMQQGEEFMPIPVEQGVKGDLYVEISSPELSVGSVIQIPSTSVVNFQRTPGMMPGAGGGSGAGRNTDKK from the coding sequence ATGACGAAGAAAAAATGGATAATCATCTTGGCAATATTAATTGTGGTTGCCGGTGCATATGGCATGAACAAAGTGAAAGCAAATGAAGCAATTAACGAAGAGGAAACCATGGAAACCATGCAGCTGGAATCGACGACGGTGGAAGAACGCTTGTTGATGACAGGGATTGTAACAGCAGAGACGGAAGTGATGAAAGCTGACTTGGTCGGTGAAATTACTGAAATCATGGTAAATAATGGCGATTCGGTACAAGAAGGCGATTTGCTTTTTGTCATTGAACCCGAGGATTTGCCGGTTTCCATCGCGGAAGCGAAATCCAATGTGGATACGGCCAAACGGAATTTGGATCAGGCTCAAGTAGATGGTGGACAATCCGTTCGGAATCAATTCTTAAAAACAGAATCCAGTTACTTGCAGGCAAAATTGGATTATGAAATGCAACAACAGTTGTATAACCTAGGAACAGCAAGTGAAACGGCTGTTACAACAGCCAAGCAGGCCGTACTAAATGCACAAAGCAGCTATATTTCGGCAAAAGCAGATTGGGAAACCTATAGCTCTGAAGAAGAAGTTGCATCTTTGACAGCCAAGGTTTTGCGAGCAGAAGAAACGCTGGATACCTTGTTAGACCAACAAGATGGAGCGGAAGTAACTGCAGCTATTACGGGTATTGTCAGTGGGTTGGACTTGTCTGTTGGGGATGAAGTACAAACAGGGATGGCTCTTGTAGAAATCACAGATACAGAAAATCTAACGGTAGAAGCATCTGTAAGCGAATATGAAATCGGGAAATTAACAATTGGACAAAAACTAGAAGTGGCGCCAATTGCTGACGGTGAGGATATCAGCATTGCGACCATCACCTATATTGCACCAAAGGGAACCATTAGCAATTCAGACACAACCTTTGAAATTGAAGCTGTTGTTGAGACGAAATCCACGGGTCTCTTAGCCAATGCGACGGTAAATCTTGATATTTTAGTGGCGCAAGCCAAGGATGTTTTGGCCGTTCCTTATGAGGCATTGATTACCAATGGCGCACGATCTATGGTGATGATGCAGCAAGGTGAAGAATTTATGCCGATTCCGGTTGAACAAGGTGTCAAGGGTGATCTCTATGTTGAAATTTCTTCACCAGAATTATCAGTGGGATCGGTCATTCAAATTCCAAGCACATCGGTTGTGAATTTTCAACGTACGCCGGGAATGATGCCGGGAGCTGGCGGTGGAAGCGGAGCTGGGCGTAATACAGACAAAAAGTAG
- a CDS encoding HAMP domain-containing sensor histidine kinase — MRTLFGKMVATHALAIFVGILIMIFGLNAIFQYYFVEKQENQMLEQAEQIAGAYAFFAESQQSDFSGVYSEQFREYMTQIIENAEIDSEFDIDRLIGASNIVNVLEGDFREALFQFELASLGNYMNASIFIVNEQAQLMSQNDMTVKETIPRASVELVFEGKVVQEALGIKKIYENPVITVGYPIYLDGKVAYALFLQADVPAVTETVSDILSITIISLLITGIIAVIAIFLVMSNVTKEISRVNIRMKEIAQGNFDRRLKVTRNDELGELMGTFNMMVDELSHVEKKREEFVSNLSHDFRSPLTSINGYTQAILDGTIPPENQERYLRIVAEESSRLTKMANDILDLSRMQTGAAKLELEEIKIHDFMINELVKFEDRIEEKEVDVQVHFISKTPIIVADRALLQRVVYNLLDNALKFINRKGTLELKTQVKSQKLVVTIRNSGAVIRKEEQMKIWERFSKLDSSRGQVKKSSGLGLSIVKEIIRAHEEEIWIESTRDTGVSFIFTLPINAWEKKPKRNEK, encoded by the coding sequence ATGCGCACTCTCTTTGGAAAGATGGTGGCAACCCATGCGCTGGCGATTTTCGTCGGCATTCTGATTATGATTTTTGGGTTGAACGCAATCTTTCAATATTATTTCGTTGAAAAACAAGAAAATCAAATGCTTGAGCAAGCAGAGCAGATTGCCGGGGCCTATGCCTTCTTTGCAGAATCGCAGCAGTCTGACTTCTCTGGCGTATACTCGGAGCAATTTCGGGAATATATGACGCAGATTATTGAAAATGCGGAGATTGACAGTGAGTTTGACATCGACCGCCTGATTGGTGCGTCCAATATCGTCAATGTGTTGGAGGGGGACTTTCGAGAAGCGCTCTTCCAATTTGAATTGGCGAGTTTAGGCAACTATATGAATGCATCGATCTTTATTGTTAATGAGCAGGCACAACTCATGTCTCAAAATGATATGACGGTGAAAGAAACCATACCCCGCGCATCTGTAGAATTGGTCTTTGAGGGAAAGGTCGTACAAGAAGCCCTCGGGATCAAAAAAATCTACGAGAACCCGGTAATTACGGTTGGATATCCGATTTACTTGGATGGAAAGGTTGCCTATGCCCTCTTTTTGCAAGCTGATGTACCGGCGGTGACGGAAACGGTTTCGGATATACTTTCCATTACGATTATTTCGCTTTTGATTACAGGGATCATCGCCGTGATAGCAATCTTTTTGGTAATGAGCAATGTGACCAAGGAGATTTCTCGTGTCAACATACGGATGAAAGAGATTGCTCAAGGAAACTTTGATCGCCGATTGAAGGTGACCAGAAATGATGAGCTGGGTGAATTGATGGGAACCTTTAATATGATGGTTGACGAATTGTCTCATGTTGAGAAGAAGCGGGAAGAGTTTGTATCAAATCTATCCCACGACTTCCGGTCTCCATTGACTTCGATCAATGGATACACCCAGGCAATTTTAGACGGTACGATTCCGCCTGAGAATCAGGAGCGATATTTGCGGATCGTTGCGGAGGAAAGTAGCCGATTAACAAAGATGGCCAATGATATCCTGGATCTTTCAAGGATGCAGACGGGTGCGGCCAAGCTGGAATTGGAAGAAATCAAGATTCATGATTTTATGATCAATGAATTGGTCAAGTTTGAAGATCGAATTGAAGAGAAGGAAGTGGATGTACAGGTCCACTTTATCAGTAAAACACCGATTATTGTGGCGGACCGAGCGCTCTTGCAGCGGGTTGTCTACAATCTTTTGGACAATGCCTTGAAGTTTATTAATCGCAAGGGAACTTTGGAATTAAAAACCCAGGTGAAGAGTCAGAAGTTAGTTGTCACGATTCGTAATTCTGGAGCTGTGATTCGAAAAGAAGAGCAGATGAAGATTTGGGAACGATTCAGCAAGTTGGATTCCTCTCGGGGCCAGGTGAAAAAATCTTCGGGACTTGGCTTATCCATTGTAAAGGAAATTATTCGTGCTCATGAAGAGGAGATTTGGATCGAGTCGACCCGAGATACGGGTGTGTCCTTTATCTTCACCCTTCCCATTAATGCGTGGGAAAAGAAACCCAAACGAAACGAAAAATAA
- a CDS encoding response regulator transcription factor has protein sequence MDKKRKIMIVDDDPNIVELIDIYLKKEGYETDKHLSGVTALDRFDAVEPDLILLDIMLPEIDGYDVCTEVRKKSDVPIIMITAKGETFDKVLGLELGADDYLVKPFEAAELLARVKAVLRRYGNEMPQKKVLEVENLRIDLNDYSLTYHGKKLEMPKKELELLHFLIANPNHVFTREQLLDKIWGYEYVGESRTVDVHIKRVREKLSHEDPWEIKTVWSVGYKFQNKE, from the coding sequence ATGGATAAGAAGAGAAAGATTATGATTGTCGACGATGATCCCAATATTGTAGAACTAATTGATATCTATCTAAAAAAAGAAGGCTACGAGACAGACAAGCATTTATCCGGGGTGACAGCCTTGGATCGTTTTGATGCGGTAGAGCCAGATTTGATTTTATTGGACATTATGCTTCCAGAGATTGACGGATATGATGTTTGTACGGAGGTTCGAAAGAAAAGTGATGTGCCGATCATTATGATTACGGCAAAGGGCGAGACTTTCGATAAGGTGTTGGGTCTGGAATTGGGTGCTGATGATTATTTGGTAAAACCCTTTGAGGCGGCTGAATTACTGGCGCGGGTAAAAGCTGTGCTCAGACGATATGGCAATGAAATGCCGCAGAAAAAGGTTTTGGAAGTTGAAAATCTGAGAATTGATTTAAATGACTATTCCTTGACCTATCATGGCAAAAAGCTAGAAATGCCAAAAAAAGAATTGGAACTCTTACATTTCTTGATTGCAAATCCTAACCACGTTTTTACGAGAGAGCAATTGCTCGATAAAATTTGGGGTTATGAGTATGTGGGAGAAAGCCGAACAGTTGATGTTCATATCAAACGGGTCCGTGAAAAATTAAGCCACGAGGATCCGTGGGAAATCAAAACGGTTTGGTCCGTGGGCTATAAATTCCAAAATAAGGAGTAA
- the dagR gene encoding transcriptional regulator DagR, with protein sequence MKRLEKIHLSVIQYTKSISNQLIDSPHELGITAEVISEKLAIKRNAVSQDLNALHRNGQLIKIKTRPVLFLDFTILKEQYHFAPTNLLFASYENFHDSIVTPTIASMHHDDPFNEMIGARGSLCESISKAKAAVLYPPNGLHVLMTGPSGVGKTKFAEFMHAFASQNLTDRTEVPFVYFNCAEYYNNPELLTAQLFGYKKGAFTGAVSDRDGLIKKADGGFLFLDEIHRLTAEGQEKLFTLLDKGVFQKLGSSHEYESASIRFIGATTEDLNHEFLRTFLRRIQVVLPLPALADRPAKERLEIICHFLLQESIKIKKPVWITKSLMQDFMSRPLEGNIGELKSDIQFICAQAFMNALTGNRETVLLDDRFQTGQDTRLSNKAKQLLEKLYQQTMKIEINESVLQAIGQTPSTMPESHLSNFYELLMKEYEGLKSQGLSFTETRILLENKIHTLFKYSIHADLQTPAVSHSNELAISKKVDRILTKIEEELDTAVPATLRDNFYLHIYSFLSYNKRGITPPIYNNISFSSQKMNQSAIYIGEFMSQELSVAIPKGELVFLSLFMNSILEKKPQQSPLKKRKIVLVSHGNSTASSMAEFANALFETNLILAIDMPINQTVSETLRQTTALVAEQTIDELILCVDMGSLAHFGQVIYNKFQIPVLTFQYITTAALLTLVQHESYDSLSLSELDETMKNFPGLTSTLQATEIRNGNTQRVLYTSCITGIGTAEKIKQLIESTFQELWPEDLIVKAMEYHAIQTEEKILASLQKHESLVGIVGTFQINTLTVPFISLEELFSDHGIELLMTLLEIKDPQQKTTGIKSRFVSNLSLQSVIEYLTVLNPQLILEETELCLDQLCQELHWEIANQIRLRFLIHSSCMVERIVVNKSSYSYTLSPKTLQKYNHEFSVIKSAFSLIEKKYHIDLPDSEIACILELLTGRAL encoded by the coding sequence ATGAAGCGATTGGAAAAGATTCATCTTTCTGTCATACAATACACAAAATCAATCAGCAATCAGCTGATTGATTCGCCACACGAACTCGGCATAACAGCCGAAGTGATCTCTGAAAAATTAGCTATCAAACGAAATGCCGTTAGCCAAGACCTCAATGCCTTGCATCGAAACGGACAACTTATAAAAATTAAAACAAGACCTGTTTTATTTCTTGATTTCACAATCCTTAAAGAACAATACCATTTCGCTCCAACCAATCTCCTTTTTGCTTCCTACGAGAACTTTCACGACTCCATCGTCACTCCTACAATAGCGTCCATGCACCATGACGATCCTTTCAATGAGATGATTGGCGCAAGAGGAAGCCTATGTGAAAGTATCTCCAAGGCAAAAGCCGCCGTTTTATATCCACCCAATGGACTCCATGTTTTAATGACCGGTCCATCCGGTGTGGGGAAAACAAAATTTGCTGAATTTATGCACGCCTTCGCTTCACAAAATCTCACCGACCGCACCGAGGTGCCTTTTGTATACTTTAATTGTGCAGAATACTACAATAATCCTGAGCTTTTAACAGCCCAGCTATTCGGATACAAAAAAGGGGCTTTCACCGGCGCTGTCTCAGATCGGGATGGCTTGATCAAAAAAGCAGACGGTGGCTTTCTTTTTCTTGATGAAATTCACCGCTTAACCGCCGAGGGGCAAGAAAAACTCTTTACCCTGCTCGATAAGGGCGTCTTTCAAAAACTTGGCAGCAGCCATGAATATGAATCTGCATCCATCCGCTTTATCGGCGCAACAACAGAAGATCTGAATCATGAATTCTTACGAACCTTTCTAAGAAGAATCCAGGTCGTACTACCACTTCCAGCCTTGGCAGACCGTCCAGCCAAGGAACGCCTAGAAATCATCTGCCATTTCCTTCTACAAGAAAGTATCAAAATCAAGAAGCCGGTTTGGATCACAAAATCCCTTATGCAAGATTTTATGTCCCGTCCACTAGAAGGAAATATCGGTGAATTAAAAAGCGACATTCAATTTATCTGTGCCCAAGCCTTTATGAATGCCCTCACTGGCAATCGAGAGACCGTTCTCTTAGACGATCGTTTTCAAACCGGACAGGACACACGCCTATCAAACAAAGCAAAACAATTGCTGGAAAAACTATATCAACAAACCATGAAAATCGAAATCAATGAATCTGTCCTTCAGGCCATCGGACAAACCCCATCCACCATGCCAGAATCGCATTTATCGAACTTCTATGAACTATTGATGAAGGAATACGAGGGCTTGAAATCCCAAGGATTGTCCTTTACAGAAACACGCATTCTTTTGGAGAATAAAATCCATACTCTCTTCAAGTATTCAATCCATGCCGACTTGCAAACGCCAGCCGTTTCACATTCTAATGAATTGGCAATCTCAAAAAAAGTCGATCGAATCCTTACAAAGATAGAAGAAGAATTGGATACAGCGGTGCCTGCGACCCTAAGGGATAATTTCTACCTTCATATTTACTCCTTCTTATCCTACAACAAGCGCGGCATTACACCACCCATTTACAACAACATTTCCTTTTCTAGCCAAAAGATGAACCAATCTGCCATTTATATCGGTGAATTTATGAGCCAAGAACTAAGCGTTGCCATTCCCAAGGGAGAACTGGTTTTTCTTTCTCTCTTTATGAATTCAATTCTGGAAAAGAAACCGCAACAGTCACCCTTGAAAAAACGAAAAATTGTCCTTGTTTCTCACGGCAATTCAACAGCAAGCAGTATGGCGGAGTTTGCCAACGCCTTATTTGAAACCAATCTCATCCTTGCCATCGACATGCCCATCAATCAAACCGTTAGTGAGACCCTTCGTCAAACGACCGCCCTTGTTGCGGAACAAACCATTGATGAGCTGATTCTATGTGTCGATATGGGCTCCCTAGCTCATTTTGGCCAAGTGATCTACAATAAATTTCAAATTCCCGTACTGACCTTTCAGTACATCACAACAGCAGCACTTTTGACTCTGGTTCAGCATGAGTCCTATGATTCCCTAAGTCTTTCAGAGCTTGATGAAACCATGAAAAACTTTCCAGGACTGACCAGCACCCTACAGGCAACCGAGATCAGAAATGGAAATACACAGCGGGTTTTATACACCTCCTGCATCACAGGCATTGGAACAGCCGAAAAAATCAAACAATTGATCGAATCAACCTTTCAAGAACTCTGGCCCGAAGATTTAATTGTTAAGGCCATGGAGTACCATGCCATTCAAACCGAGGAAAAGATTCTTGCCAGTCTTCAGAAACATGAAAGTCTGGTTGGAATCGTGGGGACCTTCCAAATCAACACCCTCACTGTCCCCTTTATTTCTCTAGAAGAACTCTTTTCGGATCACGGCATTGAACTGCTGATGACTCTCTTAGAAATCAAGGATCCGCAACAAAAAACCACCGGTATAAAATCACGCTTTGTCTCCAATCTTTCCTTGCAGAGCGTGATTGAATACCTAACAGTATTGAATCCGCAATTAATCTTAGAAGAAACCGAGCTTTGTCTGGATCAACTTTGCCAAGAACTGCATTGGGAGATTGCCAATCAAATTCGATTGCGTTTTCTTATCCACAGTTCCTGCATGGTAGAACGGATTGTTGTGAATAAGTCCTCCTATTCGTACACACTATCCCCTAAGACCTTACAGAAATACAATCACGAATTTTCTGTCATAAAATCAGCATTCTCCTTGATCGAAAAAAAATATCACATCGACTTACCCGATAGTGAAATTGCCTGTATTCTTGAGCTTTTAACTGGAAGAGCACTCTAG
- a CDS encoding PTS sugar transporter subunit IIA, whose product MEMTKILLLTHGEWGQALINSVRMIMGETDGVVAIPLMPEETLTDYYQKVRGELDVNPRALVITDLFGGTPSNVAARLSQDFPIQVIAGLNAPMLMDAIMTRTLAIDDADRSARIVETGSTSCLNVVNKIKANMGKE is encoded by the coding sequence ATGGAAATGACTAAAATTCTTTTACTAACACACGGTGAGTGGGGGCAAGCACTCATCAATAGCGTACGCATGATCATGGGTGAAACCGACGGAGTCGTTGCCATTCCACTAATGCCGGAAGAAACCTTAACCGACTATTATCAAAAAGTACGAGGAGAGCTTGACGTCAACCCTCGTGCACTGGTGATTACCGATCTGTTTGGCGGCACTCCGTCAAATGTAGCAGCAAGACTAAGTCAAGATTTTCCGATCCAAGTAATCGCTGGTCTCAATGCACCGATGTTGATGGATGCAATCATGACTCGTACTCTTGCCATTGACGATGCCGACCGTTCGGCTCGCATCGTTGAAACGGGTTCGACAAGTTGTCTCAACGTCGTTAACAAAATCAAAGCAAATATGGGAAAGGAGTGA
- a CDS encoding PTS system mannose/fructose/N-acetylgalactosamine-transporter subunit IIB — protein MASIVLTRIDSRLIHGQVVTKWVNQSDANKIVVVSDMLVSDPFMKSIYLMAAPPGITVNAFGLDEAIAAWNDNQFGSGKVLLLFGNLTDLHKAWHAGLAPEKVQVGGLGGGPERRVVFQNITLDDPDVEILKDLSTKGVDIIFQTIPEDRPQSFQEILKKY, from the coding sequence ATGGCTTCAATTGTATTAACACGAATTGACAGCAGGCTCATTCATGGACAAGTTGTAACAAAATGGGTCAACCAATCCGATGCAAATAAGATTGTTGTTGTCAGCGATATGCTAGTCAGCGATCCCTTTATGAAAAGCATCTATCTAATGGCTGCTCCTCCGGGAATTACAGTCAATGCATTTGGACTTGATGAGGCGATTGCCGCTTGGAATGACAATCAATTCGGATCAGGGAAAGTATTGTTGCTCTTTGGTAACCTTACCGATCTGCATAAAGCATGGCATGCTGGTTTGGCACCTGAAAAGGTGCAAGTCGGTGGTCTAGGCGGTGGTCCCGAAAGAAGAGTTGTCTTTCAAAACATTACTCTCGATGATCCAGACGTAGAAATTCTAAAAGACTTGTCAACGAAGGGTGTGGATATTATTTTTCAAACCATCCCTGAAGATCGACCACAAAGCTTCCAAGAAATTTTGAAAAAATATTAA
- a CDS encoding PTS sugar transporter subunit IIC, with protein MSTFTIAILMGLLYWFVRLRFGYTLSAQLLQPVTIAVFVGLFYGDMTNAMIIGAGIQLVYLGVTSTPGGNVPSDPALAACIAIPVALQTGMEPAIAVALAVPFGVLGVFGDQLRRTINATFVHMADRYAEEANTKGIMRAAFLYPAFAGFLIRFPPVFIATYYGEAVVTKFLDSIPLWLTHSFEIMGGILPALGFALTIMVIGKKKLLPFFILGFFTVKYFQIDVMAAAIFGTCLALLYMSLANKEGAEA; from the coding sequence ATGAGTACTTTTACAATTGCAATACTGATGGGCTTGCTTTATTGGTTTGTTCGCTTGCGTTTCGGTTATACTTTATCGGCGCAGCTTCTACAGCCTGTAACGATTGCCGTTTTTGTTGGACTTTTTTATGGAGATATGACAAATGCTATGATTATTGGTGCCGGCATTCAATTGGTTTATCTGGGTGTTACCTCAACACCAGGAGGCAATGTGCCTTCTGACCCAGCATTGGCTGCTTGTATCGCAATCCCAGTTGCACTTCAAACTGGCATGGAACCAGCAATTGCTGTTGCTTTGGCCGTTCCATTCGGAGTACTAGGTGTATTTGGTGATCAATTGCGTCGTACAATTAACGCAACCTTCGTTCATATGGCAGATCGTTATGCCGAAGAAGCCAATACTAAAGGAATTATGCGCGCAGCCTTCCTTTATCCGGCCTTTGCTGGATTTTTGATTCGCTTCCCCCCTGTATTCATTGCAACATACTATGGAGAAGCCGTTGTAACCAAATTCCTAGACAGCATTCCACTATGGTTGACACACTCATTTGAAATTATGGGTGGAATCCTTCCAGCCCTTGGTTTTGCGTTAACGATCATGGTGATTGGAAAGAAAAAGTTACTCCCATTCTTTATCCTTGGATTCTTCACCGTGAAGTATTTCCAAATCGATGTCATGGCCGCTGCAATCTTCGGTACATGTCTCGCACTTCTCTACATGTCTTTGGCGAATAAGGAAGGAGCGGAAGCATAA